The stretch of DNA AGGGGAGACGTTCAATATACCTTGAATTACGCCGAAATTTTTTGCCTGGCTTTCTTACAGCCTTTGATATGCCTAATGCTACGGAACCCTTTGGCAAACGCAATGTGACCAATGTGCCGGCGCAGTCATTGACATTGATGAACGACCCCTTTGTAACTGAGCAAGCTTTAGTTTGGGCTAAGTCACTTCTTCAGTCTAAAAAATCCTTCGAAGAAACAGTTAAACTCATGCATGAACAAGTTTTCTGTCGGCCAGCCTCAGAGAAAGAGCTTACTTGGGCGCACAGAACTTTTGCAGATATCGCAAAAACAGAGTTAAACCAGAGTTTTGAGCAAGCACTTAAAAATGAAAAAATATGGCAGCACTTTTGCCATGTGATGTTTAACCGTAAAGAAATGATCTATAAATTTTAGGAGACCACAATGAATCCATTTTCCCGACGTGAACTTCTTCGCCAAGCCTCAATGGGCTTTGGTGGCCTGGCATTAGGTTCTTTACTCAATGGTGAAGCCAAGGCAACCTCAAGACTCAATCCTGCAGATTTAGGACCACTTTCTCCCAAGCCAGGGCATCACCGAGCTAAAGCTAAGAGTGTAATTTTCCTCTATATGGATGGCGGTGTTTCTCAAGTTGATAGCTTTGACCCAAAACCCTTGTTAAATAAACTCAATGGGACGAAACCGAAATTCAAAGTTGACGCTACAGTTTTTAATAATAACGGCAATATTTTAGCGAGCCCCTGGGATTTTAAAAATTACGGCAAAAGTGGTCTTCCCATTAGTGACCTCTTTCCTCATATTGGTTCATGCGCTGATGATCTTTGCGTGATTCGCTCAATGACGGCATTTTCTCCCAATCACCCAAATGCCAATTATGCACTTCACTCAGGGCACCCTTTGGTAGGGCGTCCGAGTATGGGGGCATGGGCGTCTTATGGACTGGGAACACTCAATAATAACTTACCAAGTTTTGTAGTCCTTCACGGGGGACAAGTTCCCTCTGGTGGAATGATGACGAATTTTGGCAGTGGTTTCTTGCCAGCAAATCACTCAGCTTCAGTTTTTGGTCTCCAAAATCCTTCGATGCGCAATACTAAGCCCTTCGAAAGCAAAGCTCAACTACAGCAAGAAAAATTGAGTCATGCGGCTGAAATGGATCGCGATCTCCTAGGTCGATTGGGACATGCCAAAGAAGTTGAATCGAGTATTCGTAACTATGAGTTAGCTTACCGCATGCAAATGGAAGTCCCTGAAGTTATGGATATTAGCGGAGAGAGTGAAGCGACGAAGGAGCTTTATGGTTTAAATTCGCCTTTTAAGCATACTCAGAGTTATGGTCGTCAATGCCTCAATGCGCGACGTCTTGTTGAGCGCGGCGTTCGTTTTGTCGAATTAACTATCAGCCCCGGCACAGGGGACCGTTGGGATCAGCATGGTAACCTTAAGCAAGGTCATGAAAAAAATGCTCTTATGGTGGATCAACCCATTGCTGGGCTTATTAAAGATTTAAAGGCGCGTGGTCTATTAGATGAAACTTTACTTGTGTTCACAGGTGAATTTGGACGTACTCCTTTCGCGCAAGGTCGCAATGGCCGAGATCACAACCCTCAAGGGTTCAGTATGTGGATGGCGGGCGGTGGCGTTAAAGGCGGCACTGTGTATGGCGCAACAGATGAGTACGGTTATCGAGCCGTAGAAGGGAAAATGACTGTTCATGACCTTCATGCCAATATGTTACACCTTCTGGGGATTGATCACGAACGTCTGACTTTCCGCTTTAGTGGACGTGATATGCGCCTTACCGATGTGCACGGCGAGATCATTCCGGAGATCATGGCGTGAAAAAATTCATAAGTTCAGTTTTACTTATTGCGAGTTCCGCAAGCTTGTCAGCATCTGAATCAAAAGTCAATTTTGAAAAAGACTTATGGCCGATTTTGGAACGTTCTTGCCTGGAATGTCACGATAAGGAAAAAGTCGTAAATGGGAAACGCAAGCGTCCTAAAGGAGGCTTGCGAATTGATTCACCTAAACTTCTTATGTATGGAGCCAAAGGCGATCCAGTTATCATACCTGGCGACGCTGAAGAAAGCTCATTCTACTACCTCACGGTACTCGATGAAGATGATGATGATATCATGCCTGCGAAAGGTCCTATCCTCACTAAAGTTGAAACTGAGTTACTCAAGAAGTGGATCAATCAAGGAGCTCACTTTGGATCGTGGACGGGAAGTGAACCAAAATTAAGTTCAGAGCAAATAAGTCTGGTCAATAAGCTCAATGAAGGGGATACAGTTATTTATCCTACCGTTCTGGGGGGAATTGATCTTTATGTAGATTTATCGCGCCTTCGTGAAAAGGGGACGGATAAAGATTTAAAGGAGCTTGAGGTTTTAATTCCTAAAATCCAAGAACTGAACTTAAGTGGAACTCATGTCAAAGATATCAGATTACTAGCAAAAGCTGTGAATTTGGAGCGTTTAAATCTCAGTAAAACGGATGTGACAGATCAAAGTTTATCTAGTTTAACACAATTGAATAAGCTCAAGATTTTGAACCTCTATGGCACCAAAATCAAGAGTTTGCCCGAATTGCCGAAGTCACTGAAAAAGATTTATCTTGCGAATACCGCAATGACTCAAGAAGCCATCACCAAGTTAGCACAAGCTAGACCAGACTTAGAGATCTATTCTAACTGGGACTTAAATCAAGTTAGAGCTATTCTCGCAGTGGCAAATAAGAACACGGCAAGTTTCAATGGAATTGTCGAAGTGAAGAAGAAGCCCAAGAAGAAGCCTCAATTAAAATCTCTCCGAGCTGAAAATGACTTTGTTTTTGAGGATTTTGAAAGTGGTCTCTATACTAAGTGGAAAGTGACTGGAAATGCTTTTGGTTCGCAGCCAATTCTTGTAGAAGAAATTCCCAAGTATCAGGGTGATGTGAATGCGCGAAATAAGTATTTGGTGAATTCCCATGCATCGGCCACTAGCCATGGTGGGGACAAAGCACAAGGCACGATGACTTCCAAGAAGTTTACCATTAATAAAAATTGGATCAAATTTTTGATTGGAGGCGGCAGCCATAAAAACAAAACCTGCCTGCAGCTGATTATTGATGGCAAAGTTGTTGCCATAGCCCATGGGCACAATCACAATAAAATGAGAATTGATTACTTTGATACTTCAAAACTCAAAGGAAAAATGGCGCAATTAAAAATCGTTGACCTCCACTCAGGGGGGTGGGGAAATATAGGCATCGATGAAATCATCTTCACAGACAAAAAATAATTTTTAAATAAAAAAGATAGGAACACCTCTATGACAAAAATACATCAAAAAAGGCTAAGAAAATACAGCTTAGTATTTTCTTTATTTCTCACGCTGAATATTTTCGCAGCAACGGCCATTACCCTCCCAAAAGGCGAGCAGAAAAGCGCTACAGGAATCACCCACAGTTTTTTAGTGACGGGTCCAAAAACATGTATCGTCAATGAACAAAGTGAAATCACTTGGCAAATAAACCGTGGCTCGAGAGATGGTTATGTACTAGCGAATGGCAATGTTTTGATTACTTTTTCAAGAGATGTTACTGAATATGATAAAAACCAGAAAGTTGTTTGGTCATATAAACTTTCAAAAGAAAATAAAGAAATATCGACTGCGCAGCGCCTGCCTAATGGCAATACACTGCTTGTGGAAAACGGAGCCAAACCACGCCTCTTAGAAGTGGATGCCCAAGTTAAAATCATTCTCGAAGTTAAACTGCAGCCAGAAACTAATAATGCGCACATGCAGTCACGTATGGCACGCAAGCTGCCCAATGGAAACTACATCGTTCCTCATCTTCTTGCTTTTGCCGTTAAAGAATATAATTCACAAGGGGAAGTGGTGAATGTGATTAAAACTGACTTAGAAGAGCTGGGAGGTCGCAAAAGACGTAATTGGCCTTTTACAGGTATTCTTTTAGAAAACGGTAATTTTCTTATCAACTTAACTAATGGTAATAAGACAGTTGAAATGACTCGTGACGGAAAAGTGGTATGGAAAGCAGATAACACGACGAGTGGAGGACGTTTTGCCGATCCTTGCGGTGGTCAACAACTCGATAACGGAAACCGAGTCATTGGTAGCTATGGTCAACGCAAAGCTGATAAAGCGCGCATTTTTGAACTCGATAAAGACAAAAAAGTCGTTTGGGAATTCTTTCACCCTCAAATTAAAGGTCATGAAGTTCATATCCTCACAACAAATGGCAAAGCTGAAAGCGGAAAATTAAGGTAGTCTATGTCATTCTCTTTGGAAAACAAAGTGGCTCTCGTTACTGGAAGCTCCAAGGGGCTAGGCAAAGCGATTAATAAACGCTTTGCCGAAGCTGGGGCTAAAGTCGTTGTCAATTATTGTCACTCGGAGTGCACGGCACAAGAAACCTACGATGAACTTGTCGCCATGGGAGCGGAAGCTCTTATGATTCGAGCTGATGTAACTGATGAAGCTCAGGTCAATGAAATGGTTGCAGAGATCGAAGAAAAACTCGGACCTATCGACATTCTTATTCCCAATGCCACTCCAGATCAACCTCAGAAGCCCATAGAGGAGTACAGCTGGGATGATTATATGTCCATGATTAACTTCTTTATCAAGAGTCCTTACTTGCTCACGAAGGCAGTTTTACCATCAATGAAAAAGCGCAAAAAGGGCAGAGTTATCAGCATTGCTTCAGAAGTGTATGAAAAGAGTGTTGGGAACTTTTCAACTTATGTGAGTGCAAAAGGCGCTCAACTTGGTTGGACTAGAAGTATGGCCACTGAGTTAGCACCATGGAGTATTACGGTTAACTCGGTCTGTCCTG from Lentisphaera araneosa HTCC2155 encodes:
- a CDS encoding DUF1501 domain-containing protein, whose amino-acid sequence is MNPFSRRELLRQASMGFGGLALGSLLNGEAKATSRLNPADLGPLSPKPGHHRAKAKSVIFLYMDGGVSQVDSFDPKPLLNKLNGTKPKFKVDATVFNNNGNILASPWDFKNYGKSGLPISDLFPHIGSCADDLCVIRSMTAFSPNHPNANYALHSGHPLVGRPSMGAWASYGLGTLNNNLPSFVVLHGGQVPSGGMMTNFGSGFLPANHSASVFGLQNPSMRNTKPFESKAQLQQEKLSHAAEMDRDLLGRLGHAKEVESSIRNYELAYRMQMEVPEVMDISGESEATKELYGLNSPFKHTQSYGRQCLNARRLVERGVRFVELTISPGTGDRWDQHGNLKQGHEKNALMVDQPIAGLIKDLKARGLLDETLLVFTGEFGRTPFAQGRNGRDHNPQGFSMWMAGGGVKGGTVYGATDEYGYRAVEGKMTVHDLHANMLHLLGIDHERLTFRFSGRDMRLTDVHGEIIPEIMA
- a CDS encoding SDR family NAD(P)-dependent oxidoreductase; translation: MSFSLENKVALVTGSSKGLGKAINKRFAEAGAKVVVNYCHSECTAQETYDELVAMGAEALMIRADVTDEAQVNEMVAEIEEKLGPIDILIPNATPDQPQKPIEEYSWDDYMSMINFFIKSPYLLTKAVLPSMKKRKKGRVISIASEVYEKSVGNFSTYVSAKGAQLGWTRSMATELAPWSITVNSVCPGWIPVERHEKDPQDIKDAYLSGIPLQRWGRPQDVASTIHFLASDDASFITGENIMVSGGNSHF
- a CDS encoding c-type cytochrome domain-containing protein, with the protein product MKKFISSVLLIASSASLSASESKVNFEKDLWPILERSCLECHDKEKVVNGKRKRPKGGLRIDSPKLLMYGAKGDPVIIPGDAEESSFYYLTVLDEDDDDIMPAKGPILTKVETELLKKWINQGAHFGSWTGSEPKLSSEQISLVNKLNEGDTVIYPTVLGGIDLYVDLSRLREKGTDKDLKELEVLIPKIQELNLSGTHVKDIRLLAKAVNLERLNLSKTDVTDQSLSSLTQLNKLKILNLYGTKIKSLPELPKSLKKIYLANTAMTQEAITKLAQARPDLEIYSNWDLNQVRAILAVANKNTASFNGIVEVKKKPKKKPQLKSLRAENDFVFEDFESGLYTKWKVTGNAFGSQPILVEEIPKYQGDVNARNKYLVNSHASATSHGGDKAQGTMTSKKFTINKNWIKFLIGGGSHKNKTCLQLIIDGKVVAIAHGHNHNKMRIDYFDTSKLKGKMAQLKIVDLHSGGWGNIGIDEIIFTDKK